The Natranaerobius trueperi region AAAAGCTAAAAAGTCAATATCTAGTTTTTCAAAGTCAATTGGGAGTACTCCTGCTGTTTGTGCTGCATCTACTAATATATAAAGATTATGCTTTTTAGCTAATTGTGATATTTCTTCTACAGGTAAGATAGTACCTAAAACATTAGAAGAATGAGATATGACAATTAGTTTGGTGTTTTTAGTGATCATTTTTTCAATTTCACTTGTATCAAAATAACCTGTCTGGTCTCCTGGTATGATATCATACTCGACATCTTTTGTTTCTTTTAAATATTGTAATGGTCTAACAACTGAGTTGTGTTCAACTGGACTAATTAATACATGATCACCTGCTACTAGTAGACTTTTTAATACTAAATTTAAAGATTCTGTTATATTTTTAGTAAATACAATCTGTTCTTCATTTTTAACATTAAATAACTCAGCTACTGAAGATCTTGCTTCAAAGATTACTCTACTCATATTTAGTGCACTTTGATTAACACCTCTACTAGGATTACCACCTGCTCTAAGGCATTCATCTACTGCCTGATATACAACTTCTGGTTTTGGCCAACTAGTAGCAGCATTATCTAAATAAATCATGGTTCTCATCCCTCCACGGGTTTATCGATTATTTATAAATATGGATCGTGTACTCTTCTTCATTATTCTCTATATCAACCTTATAATCCTGTGACTTTGCAAATTTCGCTACATTATCTTTAGCAGTTGGGCTATCTAGTAATACTTTGATATTATCTTCTTTTGATAGACTTTGTTTAGTTATGAGTACAGGTTGTGGACATGACAGGCCTCTAGCATCAACGATAGTGGTTTCTTTTGACATAATAAACTCCTCCTTTTTACCCTTTTATGGATTTAGAACTCTTTGAAACTAACCCGATACTTTCCATATTTAAAAATGCAACACCAAAAACAAAGATAAAACCAATCACTAATGTCACAATACTTACTGTGCTTACCCCTTCTGGACTTGCAGCTACACCAAAGTTATGAGCTAATGCTCCCCCCGTTACCATTCCAAAAACAGTAACAGTTGCATCACCATCTCCTGATCCAGATAATATTAATTGTCGAAGTGGACAACCACCTAATAAAATTGCACAAATACCAACAAGAGCCATCCCTAGAAAGTTAAATAGATGATCAGTATGTGCTACTGGTTGACCTTCAAAACCAAACTCGAAATTACCCGCAAATACATTTACTATTAATGCTACTAAAAAGATAAAGATAAAGCCATTAAAAAGTGTGAAGTCTTTAATAAGATAAATATCTCTAATTCCACCAGCCATACATAAACGTGAACGTTGTGCTAAAGCACCTACAATTAATCCTGCTACAAGTGTAACAACTAAAGGTGCTCCCATTGAACCAGGGCCTTCTTGGCTAAATACTAACATACTTGGAGCAAATAGTAGTAGTAATAATAGTGCCACCGCAAAAACTGGTGCAGTATACCCTTCAGCCATGCCTTGACGATAACTTCTACCTAGGTTAAAACCTTTTTTAAGAAATTCAGTTCCTATTATAATCCCAACTATAAAACCTAAAAAGGCAG contains the following coding sequences:
- the yedE gene encoding YedE family putative selenium transporter codes for the protein MEEKRMMIITGIIVGLFGGGLVLLGNPVNMGFCIACFLRDIAGALGTHQAAVVQNIRPEVIGLILGSFIISKVSGEFRPMAGSATATRFLLGIFIMFGSLIFLGCPLRMVLRLAGGDLTAIPAFLGFIVGIIIGTEFLKKGFNLGRSYRQGMAEGYTAPVFAVALLLLLLFAPSMLVFSQEGPGSMGAPLVVTLVAGLIVGALAQRSRLCMAGGIRDIYLIKDFTLFNGFIFIFLVALIVNVFAGNFEFGFEGQPVAHTDHLFNFLGMALVGICAILLGGCPLRQLILSGSGDGDATVTVFGMVTGGALAHNFGVAASPEGVSTVSIVTLVIGFIFVFGVAFLNMESIGLVSKSSKSIKG
- a CDS encoding aminotransferase class V-fold PLP-dependent enzyme, producing the protein MIYLDNAATSWPKPEVVYQAVDECLRAGGNPSRGVNQSALNMSRVIFEARSSVAELFNVKNEEQIVFTKNITESLNLVLKSLLVAGDHVLISPVEHNSVVRPLQYLKETKDVEYDIIPGDQTGYFDTSEIEKMITKNTKLIVISHSSNVLGTILPVEEISQLAKKHNLYILVDAAQTAGVLPIDFEKLDIDFLAFTGHKGLLGPQGTGGLIVKEGISLTPLIHGGTGSKSKETSQLGLFPDDFESGTMNTPGIAGLKEGVRYCIENLEQIRKHEQFLIDKLLNYFKENSQFEFYGPQDANNRTGLVTFNIKDVDSDMVGEVLDNEFQIAVRTGLHCSPLAHNSGNTIDLGGVRVSVGPFTQEQEIDELINALEEISQNM
- a CDS encoding sulfurtransferase TusA family protein; this encodes MSKETTIVDARGLSCPQPVLITKQSLSKEDNIKVLLDSPTAKDNVAKFAKSQDYKVDIENNEEEYTIHIYK